One Capsicum annuum cultivar UCD-10X-F1 chromosome 2, UCD10Xv1.1, whole genome shotgun sequence genomic window carries:
- the LOC124896029 gene encoding G-type lectin S-receptor-like serine/threonine-protein kinase At1g11330 isoform X2: MKLSTSEIRLFPVVLVLFFSIATASDIINTNKSLRDSETLVSNDKRFKFGFFSPETSTDRYVGVMFNIQSPTVVWVANREKPLQDSSGRATISDDGNLVILDSQNESIWSSNISPAVRNSTVQLRDTGNLVLQDSSNGRVLWESFRDPSDSFLQSMKLGVDKSTNMTNLLKSWISPSDPSVGSFSAGIQPETVPQIFIRKNGKPHWRSGPWNKQVFIGVPDMTSFYLNGFDLVNDNKGTAYVSFLYANQAELAYFTLNSTGFLQQKYLNPSKNDWEVTWEFPATECDFYGKCGPFGSCDPRSSPICSCLKGFKPKNEEEWAKGNWSRGCIRNAMLESERNNSNLEQGKQDWFLKLQSMKVPDSAIWVPFADEDCHKGCLRNISCIAYSNHIGIGCMHWEGNLLDVQKFSTAGADLFLRLSYFELGRNRKSELLLRETLPNYYKENMVTEEINQAKFEELLVYNFDILANATEDFHLSSKLGQGGFGPVYKGKLPDGQQIAVKRLSQSSGQGLAEFMNEVVVISKLQHRNLVRLFGCCIERGEKMLVYEYMPKRSLDAYLFGSQQQEEEFLDWSKRVIIIEGIGRGLLYLHRDSRLRIIHRDLKASNILLDEQLNPKISDFGMARIFAGNQNQANTSRVVGTYGYMAPEYAMEGRFSEKSDVYSFGVLLLEVISGRRNTSFHQDDGALSLLAYAWKCWNGNKIVELVDPKITDVQLEKEILRCVHVGLLCVQEYAEDRPNVSMVLSMLTREIDDLPSPKQPAFTTRPSLSKKESQGSVNNVTITIIGGR, encoded by the exons ATGAAATTAAGCACAAGCGAGATACGTCTATTTCCAGTTGTTCTTGTTCTGTTTTTTTCTATAGCAACTGCTTCAGATATTATTAACACCAATAAATCCCTGCGAGATTCAGAAACTTTAGTCTCCAATGACAAAAGATTCAAATTCGGGTTCTTTAGTCCTGAGACTTCGACGGATCGTTACGTTGGTGTTATGTTTAATATCCAATCACCAACTGTTGTATGGGTAGCCAACAGAGAGAAACCTTTACAGGATTCTAGTGGAAGAGCGACAATATCAGATGATGGAAATCTTGTAATCTTGGACTCACAGAATGAGAGTATATGGTCATCAAATATTTCGCCAGCTGTGAGAAATTCTACTGTCCAGCTCAGGGATACTGGAAACTTAGTTCTACAGGACAGCTCCAATGGGAGAGTTCTCTGGGAAAGTTTTCGGGATCCTTCAGATTCGTTCTTGCAGTCAATGAAACTTGGCGTTGATAAAAGTACTAACATGACAAATCTGCTGAAATCATGGATAAGTCCTTCAGATCCATCTGTTGGGAGTTTCTCAGCTGGTATTCAACCTGAAACTGTTCCGCAGATTTTTATACGGAAGAATGGCAAACCTCATTGGCGTAGCGGTCCATGGAATAAACAGGTTTTTATTGGAGTACCAGACATGACTTCTTTCTATCTCAATGGATTTGATCTAGTAAATGACAACAAGGGCACTGCGTACGTGTCCTTTTTATATGCAAATCAGGCTGAGTTGGCCTATTTCACCTTGAACTCAACAGGTTTTTTGCAGCAGAAATATTTGAATCCTAGTAAGAATGATTGGGAAGTAACATGGGAATTTCCTGCAACTGAGTGTGATTTTTATGGAAAATGTGGACCTTTTGGAAGCTGTGATCCTAGAAGTTCACCAATCTGTTCTTGTTTAAAGGGATTTAAGCCGAAAAATGAAGAGGAATGGGCGAAAGGAAACTGGAGTCGTGGATGCATCAGAAACGCCATGTTAGAGAGCGAAAGAAACAACTCTAACCTTGAGCAAGGAAAGCAAGATTGGTTTTTGAAGCTGCAGTCAATGAAAGTGCCGGATTCTGCCATTTGGGTACCTTTCGCAGATGAAGATTGCCACAAGGGTTGCTTGAGGAATATTTCTTGCATAGCTTATTCAAACCACATAGGCATAGGATGCATGCATTGGGAAGGAAACTTACTAGATGTTCAAAAATTCTCCACGGCTGGGGCAGATTTATTCCTTCGCCTTTCGTACTTTGAGCTTG GACGTAATAGAAAGAGTGAGCTCTTATTAAGAGAAACATTGCCAAACTATTACAAGGAAAACATGGTTACAGAGGAAATCAATCAAGCTAAATTTGAAGAGCTGCTTGTATACAACTTCGACATCTTAGCAAATGCAACTGAGGATTTTCATCTGTCCAGTAAGCTTGGACAGGGAGGTTTTGGTCCAGTTTACAAa GGGAAATTGCCAGATGGACAGCAAATTGCTGTGAAAAGGCTTTCACAGTCTTCTGGTCAGGGGCTAGCGGAGTTCATGAATGAGGTTGTGGTGATTTCGAAACTTCAACATCGTAATCTTGTTAGACTTTTTGGTTGCTGCATAGAAAGAGGGGAAAAGATGCTGGTTTATGAATACATGCCAAAAAGAAGCTTGGACGCCTATCTCTTTG GGTCACAGCAACAAGAGGAAGAGTTCCTTGATTGGAGTAAACGTGTGATCATAATTGAGGGAATTGGTCGGGGCCTCCTTTACCTTCACAGGGATTCAAGACTGAGGATTATTCACAGGGATTTGAAGGCAAGCAACATTTTGTTGGATGAACAACTGAACcccaaaatttcagattttggcATGGCAAGGATTTTTGCAGGCAACCAAAATCAGGCCAACACAAGCAGAGTTGTTGGAACCTA TGGTTACATGGCACCTGAATATGCAATGGAAGGAAGATTCTCAGAGAAATCAGATGTTTACAGCTTTGGAGTACTGTTATTGGAAGTTATAAGTGGAAGGAGGAACACTAGCTTTCACCAAGATGATGGTGCATTAAGCCTTCTAGCATAT GCATGGAAGTGTTGGAATGGAAACAAGATTGTGGAATTGGTTGACCCCAAGATAACTGATGTGCAACTCGAAAAGGAAATTCTGAGATGTGTACATGTTGGACTATTATGCGTACAAGAATATGCAGAAGACAGACCAAATGTCTCTATGGTTTTGTCTATGCTCACCAGGGAAATTGATGATTTACCAAGTCCTAAACAACCTGCATTTACAACAAGACCAAGCCTTTCTAAGAAAGAGTCTCAAGGCTCCGTGAACAATGTTACCATTACTATTATAGGAGGACGATAA
- the LOC124896029 gene encoding G-type lectin S-receptor-like serine/threonine-protein kinase At1g11330 isoform X1, translated as MKLSTSEIRLFPVVLVLFFSIATASDIINTNKSLRDSETLVSNDKRFKFGFFSPETSTDRYVGVMFNIQSPTVVWVANREKPLQDSSGRATISDDGNLVILDSQNESIWSSNISPAVRNSTVQLRDTGNLVLQDSSNGRVLWESFRDPSDSFLQSMKLGVDKSTNMTNLLKSWISPSDPSVGSFSAGIQPETVPQIFIRKNGKPHWRSGPWNKQVFIGVPDMTSFYLNGFDLVNDNKGTAYVSFLYANQAELAYFTLNSTGFLQQKYLNPSKNDWEVTWEFPATECDFYGKCGPFGSCDPRSSPICSCLKGFKPKNEEEWAKGNWSRGCIRNAMLESERNNSNLEQGKQDWFLKLQSMKVPDSAIWVPFADEDCHKGCLRNISCIAYSNHIGIGCMHWEGNLLDVQKFSTAGADLFLRLSYFELDQKREYKVVIAIIVPVGSIILVIIGYISYKYLAKRRGRNRKSELLLRETLPNYYKENMVTEEINQAKFEELLVYNFDILANATEDFHLSSKLGQGGFGPVYKGKLPDGQQIAVKRLSQSSGQGLAEFMNEVVVISKLQHRNLVRLFGCCIERGEKMLVYEYMPKRSLDAYLFGSQQQEEEFLDWSKRVIIIEGIGRGLLYLHRDSRLRIIHRDLKASNILLDEQLNPKISDFGMARIFAGNQNQANTSRVVGTYGYMAPEYAMEGRFSEKSDVYSFGVLLLEVISGRRNTSFHQDDGALSLLAYAWKCWNGNKIVELVDPKITDVQLEKEILRCVHVGLLCVQEYAEDRPNVSMVLSMLTREIDDLPSPKQPAFTTRPSLSKKESQGSVNNVTITIIGGR; from the exons ATGAAATTAAGCACAAGCGAGATACGTCTATTTCCAGTTGTTCTTGTTCTGTTTTTTTCTATAGCAACTGCTTCAGATATTATTAACACCAATAAATCCCTGCGAGATTCAGAAACTTTAGTCTCCAATGACAAAAGATTCAAATTCGGGTTCTTTAGTCCTGAGACTTCGACGGATCGTTACGTTGGTGTTATGTTTAATATCCAATCACCAACTGTTGTATGGGTAGCCAACAGAGAGAAACCTTTACAGGATTCTAGTGGAAGAGCGACAATATCAGATGATGGAAATCTTGTAATCTTGGACTCACAGAATGAGAGTATATGGTCATCAAATATTTCGCCAGCTGTGAGAAATTCTACTGTCCAGCTCAGGGATACTGGAAACTTAGTTCTACAGGACAGCTCCAATGGGAGAGTTCTCTGGGAAAGTTTTCGGGATCCTTCAGATTCGTTCTTGCAGTCAATGAAACTTGGCGTTGATAAAAGTACTAACATGACAAATCTGCTGAAATCATGGATAAGTCCTTCAGATCCATCTGTTGGGAGTTTCTCAGCTGGTATTCAACCTGAAACTGTTCCGCAGATTTTTATACGGAAGAATGGCAAACCTCATTGGCGTAGCGGTCCATGGAATAAACAGGTTTTTATTGGAGTACCAGACATGACTTCTTTCTATCTCAATGGATTTGATCTAGTAAATGACAACAAGGGCACTGCGTACGTGTCCTTTTTATATGCAAATCAGGCTGAGTTGGCCTATTTCACCTTGAACTCAACAGGTTTTTTGCAGCAGAAATATTTGAATCCTAGTAAGAATGATTGGGAAGTAACATGGGAATTTCCTGCAACTGAGTGTGATTTTTATGGAAAATGTGGACCTTTTGGAAGCTGTGATCCTAGAAGTTCACCAATCTGTTCTTGTTTAAAGGGATTTAAGCCGAAAAATGAAGAGGAATGGGCGAAAGGAAACTGGAGTCGTGGATGCATCAGAAACGCCATGTTAGAGAGCGAAAGAAACAACTCTAACCTTGAGCAAGGAAAGCAAGATTGGTTTTTGAAGCTGCAGTCAATGAAAGTGCCGGATTCTGCCATTTGGGTACCTTTCGCAGATGAAGATTGCCACAAGGGTTGCTTGAGGAATATTTCTTGCATAGCTTATTCAAACCACATAGGCATAGGATGCATGCATTGGGAAGGAAACTTACTAGATGTTCAAAAATTCTCCACGGCTGGGGCAGATTTATTCCTTCGCCTTTCGTACTTTGAGCTTG ATCAAAAAAGAGAATATAAAGTAGTCATTGCCATCATAGTCCCAGTAGGCTCAATAATTCTTGTCATTATCGGATATATTTCCTACAAATATTTAGCAAAGCGTAGAG GACGTAATAGAAAGAGTGAGCTCTTATTAAGAGAAACATTGCCAAACTATTACAAGGAAAACATGGTTACAGAGGAAATCAATCAAGCTAAATTTGAAGAGCTGCTTGTATACAACTTCGACATCTTAGCAAATGCAACTGAGGATTTTCATCTGTCCAGTAAGCTTGGACAGGGAGGTTTTGGTCCAGTTTACAAa GGGAAATTGCCAGATGGACAGCAAATTGCTGTGAAAAGGCTTTCACAGTCTTCTGGTCAGGGGCTAGCGGAGTTCATGAATGAGGTTGTGGTGATTTCGAAACTTCAACATCGTAATCTTGTTAGACTTTTTGGTTGCTGCATAGAAAGAGGGGAAAAGATGCTGGTTTATGAATACATGCCAAAAAGAAGCTTGGACGCCTATCTCTTTG GGTCACAGCAACAAGAGGAAGAGTTCCTTGATTGGAGTAAACGTGTGATCATAATTGAGGGAATTGGTCGGGGCCTCCTTTACCTTCACAGGGATTCAAGACTGAGGATTATTCACAGGGATTTGAAGGCAAGCAACATTTTGTTGGATGAACAACTGAACcccaaaatttcagattttggcATGGCAAGGATTTTTGCAGGCAACCAAAATCAGGCCAACACAAGCAGAGTTGTTGGAACCTA TGGTTACATGGCACCTGAATATGCAATGGAAGGAAGATTCTCAGAGAAATCAGATGTTTACAGCTTTGGAGTACTGTTATTGGAAGTTATAAGTGGAAGGAGGAACACTAGCTTTCACCAAGATGATGGTGCATTAAGCCTTCTAGCATAT GCATGGAAGTGTTGGAATGGAAACAAGATTGTGGAATTGGTTGACCCCAAGATAACTGATGTGCAACTCGAAAAGGAAATTCTGAGATGTGTACATGTTGGACTATTATGCGTACAAGAATATGCAGAAGACAGACCAAATGTCTCTATGGTTTTGTCTATGCTCACCAGGGAAATTGATGATTTACCAAGTCCTAAACAACCTGCATTTACAACAAGACCAAGCCTTTCTAAGAAAGAGTCTCAAGGCTCCGTGAACAATGTTACCATTACTATTATAGGAGGACGATAA